From the genome of Maniola jurtina chromosome 26, ilManJurt1.1, whole genome shotgun sequence:
CTGTGATTTAAATGTACAAATTTCTCAAGActgattaataaataactatgcCAAATGATTGTATGGATCTctctttaaattataataaaacactattaattttggaatgtttttttatttggttATATTATAACACCACAACAAATGCCAActttatgatttttaatttaaatgttaaataatattattgtatttatgaaattttaatagttttctatttAGTAACATCAGTTGCACTGTAATTTCATAGTAATATAACATAATGAACAAATTATTAATGGTAAAGtgttactataataatataaatcaaaataaataatactgtaaataaaaaaaaattactttcgtAAATCACGTGTCATAATGTAAACAGAGATCTATAATAAGACCTCATTAAATGTCTTAAAGAACCCTGCACTCAGATTTTATTGACATAAAACTGTGACTTTTTTCTAATATTggctctcctgtaaaattttataatttcgttTAGTAACGGTTTTACTTTAAAGGTGCGATATGAGCTTGTCGACATGCACGGTGGCGCCAAGGCACGGCGCCGCGGCCGCGTGCGCCGTGACTGCCCCTCGGCGCGCCGCGTCTACGCACGGCGTGATTTTCACCAGTGTTGTATGGCAGTCTATCGGGGTGTGTCGACGGTGCCGGACGTACGCACGGATTCGTGACCGCTTATATACGCTGTTTCgcgattttattataaaatgaacataaatcaagaattattaaTTACGTTGATTCAAGAAAGGCCTGTAATATGGGATAAGACCATCGACGATTATAAAAATAAGCGGCTTAAATATGATTCCTGGaaagaaatatttattcatttccagCCCACATTTGAAGATTTAAGTGGTGATGAGAAAAACAAGTTTGGTAAGTTacagatatttaattattaactttttaCTTATGCATAGTTGTTTTGATAGGAGAGGCGACCTTCGTTAGATACAAAATATTGTGCAAATCTGTTGCGAACTTCATTAGCCGCCAAACTTCCGCGAACTGCATTCGTGATAGGTAACTGGATTAGTTCCGATTCTGAATCAAGGGTGGACTCATTTTCACTCGCATTGTGAAACTGAAAGTTTTCCTGCTTATGTATAAAATTTTGCAAAACACAACATGTTTTCACAATATCAACTGCCAAATCGATGGACACATTCATTGGCCGGTGAAAAATTCGCCATTTATTGGATAAAATGCCAAACGCACATTCAACAAATCTTCGCGCTCTTGTGAGTCTGTAGTTAAATGTACGTTTTAATTGATCAAGCTGATGACCACCAAATGGAcgaagcaagtgataatgcaaagCAAAGGCTTCGTCCGCAACGAACACATATGGCAAATCGTAGTCAATTCCAGGCAAACGTGTTGCATCGGGTAGATTTAATCCGTTGTTTGTTAAATTTTTCCAAAATGGGGTCTCTTTAAACACACTGGAATCACACTCCTTTCCGTAGGCGCCAACGTCAACAAATATAAAGTTGTAATCGCTATCTACTACTGCCATCAAAActatagaaaaaaaatgtttgtaatttaaaaacatcGAGCCACTATCAATTGGCTTAATAAGTCTGATGTGTTTTCCATCGACCGCTCCTAAGCACAGCGGGAAGTTGGAAGATTCTTGAAATTTGCTTGCAATGTGTAGCCAGTCTTCTTTAGATGGCATTTTCATATATTCTTTATACAGTTCTAACCAAATGTAGTGGCATACTTCACGTACGATGCAACTTATGGTTTTTATTCCAATTCTATAGCTGTAGTATAGGTCAGTAAAGGTATCTCCTGTTGCTAGATACctgaaatataaaacaaaacggTTCAGGTTCAAATACTAAAACCCCATTTTAGGTCGGGGTCGATTCAGTTTAGGTCGGGGGTTttcataaattttgaatttaataattattatttatttattttcagggCAAATGGTGATGAAGAAGTGGACCAATATGAAAGATAGCTGGATAAaatatgacaaaaaaattaatgaatgtAAGTCTGGTTCTTCagcaaaaaaaataagaaaatatatgTTCTATGATGAAATGATgttcctaaaaaaaaatgttgagcATCGCAAGACCGATTCTAACATGACTGAACATGTTCATGATTCTAGCCTCAGTAATGAAAATTTTGATAGTGCAGTCCCGAATCAATCAAGCTCGGGATACACTGAACGGAGTGAGACGCAAAGggctaaaaaaaaaagaaaaaatgaacTAAGTGAAGTTGACATTAGGTTTATGAAGTTTATGGATTCAGCAGAACGAGATGAGAAAAAGAAAAGCCGTAGTATGAACTTTTTTATGGGAATCGCTGATACAGTTGACAAGTTCAGTGATGAAAATATGATAGACTTTCAGTTTCAAgtaatttcaataattaaaaatattcaacaaAGACAGTGTACTCAGTATATACCTACATCAAGAAACCAATGGGATCAAGGCCATCAAGGATATTTAAGTGGTACAGCATCCTCAAATGCGCAATCGTCAACATATGGATATTCTACAGCTGCTAGATCGAGCTATGGAATAAGTCGTCCACAGACGTCTTCTCATGATTTTGGACACGGTTCTGGTTTAGAGCCAATCCACTACCGACCCGAATCACAATTATCTGTACATAGTGTAAATGCGGAAAGTATCTCGGCAGATTCTCAAGTTTCTATTGAAGACGAATTCGATTTTAGTACCGCACTTGAGTAGCATTTTCAGCGTAGTGTATTTTTTGATTTACTTgttcttaaattaataattattaaaattcaattacatgtaataattttgtttgtgtgcaataaacaattttaaactaaaatatgtcatttaattttgtacctacttacctcagAGTTACAGCCAATCTTTCTGCGGGCGATATACTCTCTCGCATAAAAGTATCTTGATGTTTTAGTTC
Proteins encoded in this window:
- the LOC123878648 gene encoding uncharacterized protein LOC123878648; translated protein: MNINQELLITLIQERPVIWDKTIDDYKNKRLKYDSWKEIFIHFQPTFEDLSGDEKNKFGQMVMKKWTNMKDSWIKYDKKINECKSGSSAKKIRKYMFYDEMMFLKKNVEHRKTDSNMTEHVHDSSLSNENFDSAVPNQSSSGYTERSETQRAKKKRKNELSEVDIRFMKFMDSAERDEKKKSRSMNFFMGIADTVDKFSDENMIDFQFQVISIIKNIQQRQCTQYIPTSRNQWDQGHQGYLSGTASSNAQSSTYGYSTAARSSYGISRPQTSSHDFGHGSGLEPIHYRPESQLSVHSVNAESISADSQVSIEDEFDFSTALE
- the LOC123878644 gene encoding protein ANTAGONIST OF LIKE HETEROCHROMATIN PROTEIN 1-like translates to MQKTTFDNLLQKLSQELKHQDTFMRESISPAERLAVTLRYLATGDTFTDLYYSYRIGIKTISCIVREVCHYIWLELYKEYMKMPSKEDWLHIASKFQESSNFPLCLGAVDGKHIRLIKPIDSGSMFLNYKHFFSIVLMAVVDSDYNFIFVDVGAYGKECDSSVFKETPFWKNLTNNGLNLPDATRLPGIDYDLPYVFVADEAFALHYHLLRPFGGHQLDQLKRTFNYRLTRARRFVECAFGILSNKWRIFHRPMNVSIDLAVDIVKTCCVLQNFIHKQENFQFHNASENESTLDSESELIQLPITNAVRGSLAANEVRNRFAQYFVSNEGRLSYQNNYA